In Arachis hypogaea cultivar Tifrunner chromosome 2, arahy.Tifrunner.gnm2.J5K5, whole genome shotgun sequence, a genomic segment contains:
- the LOC112751125 gene encoding uncharacterized protein — MGAGRKTQPVGPPYSEISFPFCRNLRKNQLGGVIFGCKNSTLKECLSKQLFGLPALHYFYVKNIEPGLPLFLFNYSDRKIHGIFEAASKGQMYIDHHAWSVDCSEITQYPAQVKVRVRLQCQPLSEDRFGQIIKENYFSRNHFWFELDHIQANKLNSLLVFSAFAPATPSPQSMKWRAVPQPLPSHETPPKKGESFEMPESEAEHFTDSSGTNSIEITSSLDGDDQLDTHIAVNEVKEDEKDLVHMKLKELSLGREIQDLSSPDNPNAAPNNNPNVNEDENNNQFSVKKSDQEVPPEVEKNEESLSPPLEYQQSIEQMKQEFEELATFKKMQTQKSSYLERKLIEATLEIQHLKDRCIMLESACNLPLAPVEKIAIESSEEMHLDNRESLFLIGGFDGESWLSAMDLYWPSQNVVKSLKPMSIVRSYSSVVKLNGEIYVFGGGDGNVWYDTVESYSPFHNEWTSRPSLNQKKGCLAGAALSDKIFSVGGGDGDSCFSDVEMLDLEVGRWISTRSMLNKRFAVAAAELNGALYVTGGYNGVDYLKSAERFDPREHSWTKIPDMNTRRGCHSMVVLNGKLHALGGFDGSTMVSSIEVFDPRREAWITGEQMNQPRGYFAAAVVKETIHVIGGVKVGENIVERVENYKEDNGWQETCTKMVGKRCFCSAIAL, encoded by the exons GCTTACCAGCTCTGCATTATTTCTAtgtgaagaacattgaacctgggttGCCACTGTTTTTGTTCAACTATAGTGATAGGAAGATTCATGGTATTTTTGAGGCAGCTAGCAAAGGACAAATGTATATTGATCACCATGCTTGGTCTGTGGATTGTTCAGAGATAACACAATATCCTGCACAG GTGAAAGTTCGCGTCCGACTTCAGTGCCAGCCATTGTCTGAAGATAGATTTGGacaaataatcaaagaaaactaCTTCAGTCGTAACCATTTCTGGTTTGAGCTAGACCACATACAAGCAAACAAGCTGAACTCTCTACTAGTGTTTTCAGCATTTGCACCTGCTACTCCTTCGCCGCAGAGTATGAAGTGGAGGGCAGTACCTCAACCTCTTCCATCACATGAAACTCCTCCAAAGAAAGGTGAATCATTCGAAATGCCTGAATCGGAGGCAGAGCATTTTACTGATTCGAGTGGAACAAACTCCATCGAGATAACTTCTTCCTTAGATGGAGATGATCAATTGGATACTCACATAGCTGTGAATGAGGTAAAAGAGGATGAAAAAGACCTTGTACACATGAAGCTAAAGGAATTGTCTCTTGGCCGCGAAATTCAAGACCTCTCTTCGCCGGACAATCCAAATGCAGCTCCCAATAACAACCCAAATGTCAATGAGGATGAGAATAATAATCAGTTCTCTGTCAAAAAGAGTGATCAAGAGGTTCCACCTGAAGTAGAGAAGAATGAAGAGAGTTTAAGCCCTCCGCTTGAGTATCAACAGTCGATAGAGCAG ATGAAGCAAGAGTTTGAAGAGCTGGCAACTTTCAAGAAAATGCAAACTCAGAAGAGTAGTTACCTTGAACGGAAGCTG ATTGAGGCGACATTGGAAATTCAGCATTTAAAAGATCGTTGTATAATGCTAGAATCTGCATGTAATCTTCCTCTAGCACCTGTTGAGAAGATAGCCATTGAATCATCTGAGGAGATGCACTTAGACAATAGAGAGTCATTGTTTCTAATAGGAGGTTTCGATGGAGAATCATGGTTATCAGCTATGGATTTGTATTGGCCTTCCCAGAATGTGGTCAAGTCTCTTAAGCCTATGAGCATAGTTCGCTCATATTCTTCGGTAGTAAAGTTAAATGGTGAAATTTATGTTTTCGGTGGTGGAGATGGTAATGTCTGGTATGACACAG TTGAATCATACAGTCCATTCCACAACGAGTGGACTTCACGTCCTtctttgaatcagaagaaaggatgCTTGGCTGGAGCTGCCTTGAGTGACAAGATATTTTCAGTTGGTGGTGGCGATGGAGATAGCTGTTTTTCAGACGTTGAGATGCTTGATTTGGAAGTTGGACGGTGGATTTCAACACGTTCAATGCTGAATAAG AGATTTGCAGTTGCTGCTGCAGAACTCAATGGTGCATTATATGTTACTGGTGGTTATAACGGAGTTGATTATTTGAA GTCTGCTGAAAGATTTGATCCTAGGGAACATTCATGGACCAAAATACCAGACATGAATACAAGGCGGGGCTGCCACTCCATGGTTGTGTTGAATGGGAAATT GCATGCACTTGGTGGCTTTGATGGAAGCACAATGGTGTCGAGCATTGAAGTGTTTGATCCTCGTCGCGAAGCATGGATAACCGGGGAACAAATGAATCAACCTAGGGGATATTTTGCTGCTGCTGTTGTTAAAGAAACTATACATGTAATTGGGGGAGTCAAGGTTGGAGAGAACATCGTAGAAAGG GTTGAGAATTATAAGGAGGATAACGGATGGCAAGAAACTTGCACAAAAATGGTTGGAAAAAGGTGTTTCTGTTCGGCTATTGCCCTTTAG